In Polaribacter sp. L3A8, a genomic segment contains:
- a CDS encoding DUF305 domain-containing protein translates to MENSNQHSNKHNGMSNYTKFFLMLGLSFIAMYITMYLNTYEFDHVYFSLTRFYMSCLGISTMAVVMWFFMRNMYQNKKKNIIILLGSLVLFLGALGLVRNQKSTVDDVLWMKAMIPHHSIAILTSERADIKDPAVRKLADDIIKAQKKEIEEMKTMIKRLENEK, encoded by the coding sequence ATGGAAAATTCAAATCAACATTCAAACAAACATAACGGAATGAGTAATTACACAAAATTCTTTTTAATGTTAGGGCTATCTTTTATAGCAATGTACATTACAATGTATTTAAATACGTATGAGTTTGACCACGTGTATTTTAGTTTAACTCGTTTTTATATGTCTTGTTTAGGTATTTCAACTATGGCAGTTGTAATGTGGTTTTTTATGCGAAACATGTATCAAAACAAAAAGAAAAACATAATTATTTTATTAGGTAGCTTGGTGCTTTTTTTAGGTGCTTTAGGGTTAGTGCGTAACCAAAAATCTACAGTTGATGATGTTCTTTGGATGAAAGCAATGATTCCACACCATTCAATTGCAATTTTAACAAGTGAGCGAGCAGACATTAAAGATCCAGCAGTTAGAAAATTAGCAGATGATATTATTAAAGCACAGAAAAAAGAAATTGAAGAAATGAAAACGATGATTAAACGATTAGAAAATGAAAAATAA
- a CDS encoding ABC transporter permease, whose translation MLPKFNRIMNLWSLSLQNIKSKPLYTFLSVLILSLSIALLLGIQQLKRSFKNQLENNLGNIDLVVGAKGSPLQLVLASVLHLDNPTGNILYKEALKLSKNPMIKSAVPISYGDNYKGFRIVGTTNTFTALYNAELEKGHNVEKSMQVVLGNAVALKLNIKIGDTLLSSHGLIENNIEIHQESFTVVGVLKPTQKVIDRLILTNLESVWEVHHHEEEEHDHLEHHHEKEITSLLINFKNPRGLLTFPRRINKQTNMQAALPKYELHKLYEYTSIGFQTISLIAYLILVISCITIFISLYKMVKERAFDLAILRTYGASNFQLIKMIFYEGFIVVFSSFLLGFLLLKIVLYSVFYFMESIDHQNILKALSLNDVLETGFLILTMVIVSVSLAIYPIIKMNISIILSNEK comes from the coding sequence ATGCTTCCAAAATTCAATAGAATTATGAATCTTTGGAGTCTTAGTTTACAAAATATAAAGTCTAAACCATTATACACTTTTTTAAGTGTTCTAATATTATCCTTAAGTATCGCTTTACTTTTAGGAATTCAACAATTAAAAAGGTCTTTTAAAAATCAATTAGAAAATAATTTAGGCAACATAGATTTAGTGGTTGGTGCTAAAGGAAGTCCGTTACAGTTGGTTTTAGCTTCGGTATTGCATTTAGATAATCCCACAGGGAATATTTTATACAAAGAAGCCCTAAAATTAAGTAAAAATCCTATGATTAAATCTGCCGTACCCATTTCTTATGGCGATAATTATAAGGGATTTAGAATTGTAGGAACAACAAATACGTTTACCGCTCTTTATAATGCCGAATTAGAAAAAGGGCATAACGTAGAAAAATCTATGCAGGTAGTTTTAGGAAATGCTGTCGCTCTAAAATTAAACATTAAAATAGGAGATACGCTATTAAGTTCTCACGGACTCATAGAAAATAATATCGAAATACATCAAGAAAGTTTTACGGTAGTTGGGGTTTTAAAACCCACACAAAAGGTAATTGATCGTTTAATACTTACCAATTTAGAAAGTGTTTGGGAGGTGCATCATCATGAGGAAGAAGAACACGATCATCTAGAGCATCATCATGAAAAAGAAATAACCTCCTTATTAATCAATTTTAAAAACCCTAGAGGATTGTTAACCTTTCCTAGACGTATTAATAAGCAAACAAATATGCAAGCTGCTTTACCTAAATACGAGTTGCATAAATTGTATGAATATACCAGTATTGGCTTTCAAACTATTTCTTTAATTGCCTATCTAATTCTTGTTATTTCTTGTATTACCATATTTATAAGTCTCTATAAAATGGTAAAAGAACGTGCTTTTGATTTGGCAATTTTAAGAACTTATGGAGCTAGTAATTTTCAGTTGATAAAAATGATTTTTTATGAAGGATTTATCGTTGTGTTTTCTTCATTTTTACTTGGTTTTTTATTGCTGAAAATAGTATTGTATTCTGTATTTTATTTTATGGAATCAATTGATCATCAAAATATACTTAAAGCCTTGTCTTTAAATGATGTATTGGAAACTGGATTTCTAATTTTAACCATGGTAATTGTATCGGTTTCATTAGCAATATATCCAATCATAAAAATGAACATATCAATAATATTAAGTAATGAGAAGTAA
- a CDS encoding IS256 family transposase, with product MRPEDLLNDDFLKQFNNGSELTSFIEQLHKRGVEKILEGELDAHLDYDKDQKSKANNLRNGYTKKKLKTTLGETEIQVPRDRNSSFNPMIIKKRQSTADGVENVIISLYAKGMSNIDIEEQIRELYNFNVSTSTISRITDAITTDVIAWKNRPLETTYLIVWMDGIVFKVRENSKVINKTIYIAVGLRTDGKKEVLGLWLGKNESSAFWMSVLTDIKARGTQDILITATDNLNGFTDTIKTIFPNSTTQICVVHQIRNSCRYVVWKDKKAFTKDMKQIYTAPTKEAARAALKDFKTKWESKYSYAIRSWENNWDELTVFFDFPVEIRTIIYTTNLIENLNGKIRKYTKNKLSFPTDDAVMKSVYLAVRESTKKWKMPIRNWGIILNQFLAIFENRIKL from the coding sequence ATGAGACCAGAAGATTTATTAAACGATGATTTTTTAAAACAATTTAACAACGGATCAGAGCTAACCAGCTTCATCGAACAACTTCACAAACGAGGAGTTGAAAAGATTTTAGAAGGCGAACTCGATGCTCATTTAGATTATGATAAAGATCAAAAAAGTAAAGCAAATAACTTACGAAATGGCTACACTAAAAAGAAGCTAAAAACTACTTTAGGGGAGACAGAAATACAAGTGCCAAGAGATCGTAATAGTTCTTTTAATCCAATGATTATAAAGAAAAGACAAAGTACTGCGGATGGTGTCGAAAATGTTATTATCTCATTGTATGCCAAAGGGATGAGCAATATTGATATCGAAGAACAAATCCGAGAACTCTATAATTTTAATGTATCTACTTCCACAATTTCAAGAATAACTGACGCTATCACCACTGATGTTATCGCTTGGAAAAATAGACCATTAGAGACTACTTATTTAATTGTTTGGATGGATGGAATTGTTTTTAAAGTACGAGAAAACTCTAAAGTAATTAACAAAACCATTTACATTGCTGTTGGGCTTAGAACAGATGGCAAAAAAGAAGTTTTAGGTTTGTGGTTGGGTAAAAATGAATCTTCTGCTTTCTGGATGAGTGTTTTAACTGATATAAAAGCCAGAGGAACTCAAGATATACTGATTACTGCAACCGATAATTTAAACGGTTTTACAGACACTATAAAAACCATTTTCCCGAATTCAACTACTCAAATTTGTGTAGTTCATCAAATTAGAAACTCTTGTCGCTATGTTGTTTGGAAAGATAAAAAAGCCTTTACAAAAGATATGAAACAAATCTATACAGCTCCAACAAAAGAAGCTGCAAGAGCTGCCTTAAAAGACTTTAAAACCAAATGGGAATCTAAATATTCTTACGCCATTAGAAGTTGGGAGAATAACTGGGATGAACTTACCGTATTCTTTGATTTTCCAGTGGAAATTAGAACTATTATTTATACCACAAATTTAATAGAAAATCTAAACGGAAAAATTAGAAAATACACCAAAAATAAACTCTCTTTTCCAACTGATGATGCAGTGATGAAATCTGTATATTTAGCAGTAAGAGAAAGCACTAAAAAATGGAAAATGCCAATTAGAAATTGGGGAATTATTCTAAACCAATTTTTAGCTATATTTGAAAACAGAATTAAACTATAA
- a CDS encoding restriction endonuclease subunit S has product MGSNILHIYFKDYSKEKIKIPSLKEQQKTANYLSTIDTKNRKRTNHK; this is encoded by the coding sequence ATTGGAAGCAATATTTTACATATTTATTTTAAGGATTATTCAAAAGAAAAAATAAAAATTCCATCCCTAAAAGAACAACAAAAAACAGCTAATTATTTAAGTACTATAGATACAAAAAATAGAAAACGTACAAACCACAAATAG
- a CDS encoding heavy metal translocating P-type ATPase, whose amino-acid sequence MKHTYHIHGMTCNGCRGHVEETLSKVKGVSKAIVNLEKAEATIEMDSHISLETFQEALKNDGNRYSIHKLGDHKYTEKEVSTSAENEMKHTYHIHGMTCNGCLGHVEDILSKVNGVSKATVDLEKAEATIEMDSHISLETFQDALKKDSDTYSIHKLGEHHRIKEVKKELPKGKGTGVFYCPMHCEDDKTYDKAGDCPVCGMDLVEEQNLSINTTEQWTCPMHPEVVKDEAGSCPICGMDLIPMKPDLSAEEKTYNKILKKFWIAVAFTLPIFFIAMSEMIPNNPLYTILEQKQWNWIQFALSFPVVFYATWMFFERAYRSIKTWNLNMFTLIGIGAGVSWLFSVFGLFFPDVFPAQFKTESGAVHVYFEAATVILTLVLLGQLLEARAHSKTNSAVKELLKLAPNKAIKIVDGEDVAVSIDKIELHDILKVKPGDKIPVDGIITEGNTTIDESMISGEPIPVDRSVGDKVSGGTINGNQVFLMKAEKIGSDTLLSQIIKMVNDASRSRAPIQNLTDKVSGYFVPVVVFISVITFGIWAIWGPEPVYVYAFVNAIAVLIIACPCALGLATPMSIMVGVGKGAQNGVLVKNAEALERMAKVDTLIIDKTGTITEGKPTVEKATAFNTILSDKEVLQYIVSLNSNSEHPLAEATVKYGKAKNTEILKSEEFSAITGKGVEATINNKKVALGNPRMMVYAHAEITSKMEEEVKAYQKQGKTASYLSVDKKVVGYVVIGDKIKATSAKAIKYLQDKGIAVIMLTGDNHDTAQAVASELHLADFKASMLPENKLEEVTKLQEQGKVVAMAGDGINDAPALAKSDVGIAMGTGTDVAIESAMITLVKGDLHGIVKAQHLSEAVMKNIKQNLFFALFYNTIGIPIAAGVLFPFFGILLSPMIAALAMSFSSVSVIANALRLKNIKV is encoded by the coding sequence ATGAAACATACATATCACATACACGGAATGACTTGTAACGGTTGCCGTGGACACGTTGAAGAAACTCTTTCTAAAGTTAAAGGTGTTTCTAAAGCTATAGTTAATTTAGAAAAAGCAGAAGCTACTATAGAAATGGATTCTCATATTTCTTTAGAAACCTTCCAAGAAGCATTAAAAAACGATGGAAACAGGTATAGTATTCATAAGTTAGGCGATCATAAATATACCGAGAAGGAAGTTTCCACTTCCGCAGAAAACGAAATGAAACATACCTATCACATACATGGAATGACTTGTAATGGTTGTCTTGGACACGTTGAAGATATTCTTTCAAAAGTAAATGGTGTTTCTAAAGCAACTGTAGATTTAGAAAAAGCAGAAGCTACCATAGAAATGGATTCTCATATTTCTTTAGAAACCTTCCAAGACGCATTAAAAAAGGATAGTGATACTTATAGTATTCATAAGTTAGGAGAGCATCACCGTATAAAAGAGGTTAAAAAAGAGCTTCCAAAAGGAAAAGGAACCGGTGTATTTTATTGTCCGATGCATTGCGAAGACGATAAAACGTATGACAAAGCGGGAGATTGTCCTGTTTGCGGAATGGATTTAGTTGAAGAGCAAAATTTATCCATTAACACCACAGAACAATGGACTTGCCCAATGCATCCTGAAGTTGTAAAAGATGAAGCAGGTTCTTGTCCTATTTGCGGTATGGATTTAATACCTATGAAACCAGATCTTTCTGCAGAAGAGAAAACCTATAATAAGATACTAAAAAAGTTTTGGATTGCAGTGGCATTCACATTACCAATATTTTTTATTGCGATGAGTGAAATGATTCCGAACAATCCATTATACACTATTTTAGAGCAAAAACAATGGAATTGGATTCAGTTTGCATTGTCTTTTCCTGTGGTTTTTTATGCCACTTGGATGTTTTTTGAACGTGCTTACAGAAGTATCAAAACGTGGAACCTGAATATGTTTACACTTATCGGAATTGGTGCAGGTGTATCTTGGTTATTTTCGGTATTCGGACTATTTTTTCCGGATGTTTTTCCTGCGCAATTTAAAACAGAATCAGGCGCTGTACATGTTTATTTTGAAGCAGCAACGGTTATTTTAACATTGGTGCTTTTAGGTCAATTATTAGAAGCGCGTGCGCATAGCAAAACAAATTCAGCCGTAAAAGAATTGCTAAAACTAGCGCCTAATAAGGCGATAAAAATAGTAGATGGAGAAGATGTAGCAGTCAGTATTGATAAAATTGAATTACACGATATTCTAAAAGTAAAACCAGGAGATAAAATTCCTGTAGATGGAATTATAACTGAAGGAAATACCACTATCGACGAATCTATGATTTCTGGAGAACCGATTCCTGTAGATCGCTCAGTAGGCGATAAAGTAAGTGGCGGAACCATTAATGGAAATCAAGTTTTTTTAATGAAAGCAGAGAAAATTGGTAGCGATACCCTACTCTCTCAAATTATTAAAATGGTAAATGATGCGAGTAGAAGTCGTGCACCCATTCAGAATTTAACCGATAAAGTCTCTGGTTATTTTGTCCCAGTTGTCGTTTTTATTTCAGTAATCACTTTTGGAATTTGGGCCATTTGGGGGCCAGAACCTGTTTATGTTTATGCCTTTGTAAATGCTATTGCGGTGTTAATAATTGCTTGTCCTTGTGCCCTAGGACTCGCCACACCAATGTCTATAATGGTTGGCGTTGGTAAAGGCGCACAAAATGGTGTATTGGTTAAAAATGCCGAAGCACTAGAAAGAATGGCAAAAGTAGACACCTTAATTATTGATAAAACAGGAACTATTACCGAAGGAAAACCTACGGTAGAAAAAGCAACTGCTTTCAATACCATTTTAAGTGATAAAGAAGTGTTACAATATATTGTGTCTTTAAATTCTAATAGCGAGCATCCTTTAGCCGAAGCCACAGTAAAATATGGTAAAGCTAAAAATACTGAAATTCTAAAATCGGAAGAATTTAGTGCCATTACAGGAAAAGGTGTTGAAGCTACTATTAACAATAAGAAAGTGGCCTTAGGAAACCCTAGAATGATGGTTTATGCCCATGCAGAAATCACTTCTAAAATGGAAGAAGAAGTTAAAGCCTATCAAAAACAAGGTAAAACGGCTTCCTATTTATCAGTAGATAAAAAAGTTGTTGGTTATGTGGTTATTGGTGATAAAATAAAGGCAACCAGTGCAAAAGCAATTAAATACCTACAAGATAAAGGGATTGCAGTTATTATGCTTACTGGTGATAATCACGATACGGCACAAGCAGTAGCGTCAGAACTTCATCTTGCCGATTTTAAAGCAAGTATGTTGCCTGAAAACAAACTAGAAGAAGTGACTAAATTACAAGAGCAAGGAAAAGTAGTTGCGATGGCCGGAGACGGAATTAATGACGCACCTGCATTGGCTAAAAGTGATGTTGGTATTGCCATGGGAACAGGAACAGATGTAGCCATAGAAAGTGCAATGATTACTTTGGTTAAAGGTGATTTACATGGTATTGTAAAAGCACAACATTTAAGTGAAGCTGTTATGAAAAACATCAAACAGAACTTGTTTTTCGCCTTGTTTTATAACACTATTGGAATACCAATTGCAGCAGGTGTTTTGTTTCCATTTTTCGGTATTTTATTATCACCAATGATTGCTGCTTTAGCCATGAGTTTTAGTTCGGTTTCTGTAATTGCAAATGCCTTACGTTTAAAAAATATTAAAGTTTAA
- a CDS encoding GTP-binding protein, translated as MEAIITVVGFLGAGKTTVLKYLIESYINKGWHPFVILNDYENATIDAQQFTKKLGLNSIKPLMGSCICCSGIVELRNTVNRIPKREKGITLIEANGTSDACSLMEFLGVGLHDRFLPPIQISVVDVKNWQQRGEHNELEANQIMVSSLLVLTHYTNVSENRKTHVIAQLNKLNPFAKVITIDNLDALLLPELLPSKNTSKELDHQKAHWASCSVDLPDLPNLKCIETICAALPKSILRIKGCTKIKGNTQYTYFERTPDGTVHIRPFNGSPITGSKLLSIGPGSEPSVLNNAINASILSL; from the coding sequence ATGGAAGCTATTATTACCGTTGTTGGGTTTTTGGGAGCAGGTAAAACTACAGTACTAAAATATTTAATAGAAAGTTATATTAACAAAGGTTGGCATCCGTTTGTTATTCTTAACGATTATGAAAACGCAACTATAGATGCACAACAATTTACAAAAAAGTTAGGTTTAAATAGCATAAAACCTTTAATGGGGAGTTGTATTTGTTGCAGCGGTATTGTAGAACTTAGAAACACGGTAAATAGAATTCCTAAAAGAGAAAAAGGAATTACGTTAATTGAAGCCAACGGAACATCAGATGCGTGTTCTTTAATGGAATTTTTAGGCGTGGGACTTCATGATCGATTTTTACCGCCAATTCAGATTTCTGTGGTTGATGTTAAAAACTGGCAACAAAGAGGAGAACATAATGAGTTAGAAGCAAATCAGATTATGGTTTCATCTTTATTAGTTTTAACACATTATACAAACGTATCGGAAAATAGAAAAACGCACGTAATAGCGCAATTAAATAAACTAAATCCTTTTGCCAAAGTAATCACTATAGATAATTTGGATGCTTTATTACTTCCAGAATTGTTACCTTCTAAAAATACATCAAAAGAACTCGATCATCAAAAAGCACATTGGGCTTCTTGCTCTGTAGATTTACCAGATTTACCAAACTTAAAATGTATTGAAACCATTTGTGCTGCATTGCCCAAAAGTATTCTTAGAATAAAAGGATGTACTAAAATTAAGGGCAATACCCAGTACACGTATTTTGAACGCACTCCAGATGGTACTGTGCATATTAGACCTTTTAACGGAAGTCCTATAACGGGTTCTAAATTGCTAAGTATTGGTCCAGGTAGTGAACCTTCTGTGCTTAATAATGCTATTAATGCAAGTATTTTGTCCTTGTAA
- a CDS encoding heavy-metal-associated domain-containing protein: MKKVILSLAIIATVGFTSCKNETKQKTNTTEVSKEVANATLTFGVRGNCGMCKSTIEKAANAVEGVANANWSIDKKKIEVSFDDAKTDATAIHKAIAASGYDTEKESGSEDAYKGLPACCQYDHEMAMNQ; this comes from the coding sequence ATGAAAAAAGTAATTTTAAGTTTAGCTATTATAGCTACAGTCGGTTTTACAAGCTGTAAAAACGAAACCAAACAAAAAACAAATACTACAGAAGTTTCTAAAGAAGTAGCAAATGCTACGCTAACTTTTGGAGTTAGAGGAAACTGTGGAATGTGTAAAAGCACCATTGAAAAAGCTGCCAATGCTGTAGAAGGTGTTGCCAATGCTAATTGGAGTATTGATAAAAAGAAAATAGAAGTATCTTTTGATGATGCAAAAACAGATGCTACTGCCATTCATAAAGCTATTGCAGCTTCTGGTTATGATACAGAAAAAGAATCTGGAAGCGAAGACGCATATAAAGGTTTGCCTGCTTGTTGCCAATATGATCACGAAATGGCAATGAATCAATAA
- a CDS encoding efflux RND transporter periplasmic adaptor subunit: MKNKNIVIYLGILAFGLILGYFFFGNSSNKTTHKHTEATETNQMWTCSMHPQIMQPEAGDCPICGMDLIPAASSAKGLLSDQFKLSKNAMALANIQTSIVGKNVSNEDFGVVLSGKITENEDETATMPAHFNGRVEKLFVNSLGERVKKGQAVAQIYSPELIAAQQELITAYKLKASQPQLYNAVNNKFKNWMIHGKQLEEVEQTGHVKNSFTIYSHVSGVVTEIAINVGSHIMDGKPIFKVSNLNTVWANFDIYEHQISQFKKGQDIVVTTKAYSNKEFKGKVDFIDPILDSKTRTVKLRVVLNNKNELFKPGMFVEGKIKAVDSSDKKEVLTIPSSAVLWTGKRSVVYLKTTPNEPLFEMREITVGKQIGENYQVLEGLNNGDEIVTNGTFTVDAAAQLQGKKSMMNKKGGKVMTGHEGHLGMNNNSSEVKKPLNKNERIKVSKEFKNQLQVVFNDYIKIKNALAINDIKELKNQSKLLLKNVTNVDMKLLNDKKAHQHWMSSEKEIKAMANLMLNTADITMQRTYFKHLSSKMINILEVFGVNKEVYLLFCPMSDNNKGAYWLSTTEKVVNPYFGGAMLTCGEVKQVIK; this comes from the coding sequence ATGAAAAATAAAAATATAGTAATTTATTTAGGAATACTTGCTTTTGGGTTGATATTAGGGTATTTTTTCTTTGGAAACTCTTCTAACAAAACAACTCATAAACATACAGAAGCTACAGAAACAAATCAAATGTGGACTTGCTCAATGCATCCTCAAATTATGCAACCAGAGGCTGGAGATTGCCCTATTTGCGGAATGGATTTAATTCCTGCTGCAAGCAGTGCAAAAGGATTATTATCAGATCAATTTAAGCTTTCTAAAAACGCGATGGCTTTGGCCAATATTCAAACATCAATAGTAGGCAAAAATGTTTCTAATGAAGATTTTGGTGTTGTTTTATCAGGAAAAATTACCGAGAATGAGGATGAAACAGCAACAATGCCTGCCCATTTTAATGGTCGGGTAGAAAAATTGTTTGTAAATTCTTTAGGAGAACGTGTTAAAAAAGGACAAGCAGTTGCTCAAATTTACTCACCTGAATTGATTGCAGCACAGCAAGAATTAATTACAGCTTATAAATTAAAAGCATCGCAACCACAATTGTATAATGCCGTTAATAACAAGTTTAAAAATTGGATGATCCATGGTAAGCAATTAGAGGAAGTGGAACAAACCGGACATGTAAAAAATAGCTTCACCATTTATTCGCATGTTTCTGGAGTGGTTACCGAAATCGCTATAAATGTAGGTTCTCATATTATGGATGGAAAACCAATTTTTAAGGTTTCAAATCTAAATACTGTTTGGGCAAATTTTGATATCTATGAACATCAAATTAGTCAATTTAAAAAAGGTCAGGATATTGTGGTAACAACTAAGGCATATTCTAATAAAGAATTTAAAGGAAAGGTCGATTTTATTGATCCTATTTTAGATAGTAAAACAAGAACGGTAAAATTAAGAGTTGTACTAAATAATAAAAACGAACTTTTTAAACCAGGCATGTTTGTGGAAGGTAAAATTAAAGCAGTTGATTCTTCTGATAAAAAAGAAGTATTAACCATACCTTCTTCGGCTGTTTTATGGACAGGAAAACGCTCTGTAGTCTATCTAAAAACAACCCCCAATGAACCTCTTTTTGAAATGCGTGAAATTACTGTAGGGAAACAAATAGGTGAAAATTATCAGGTTTTAGAAGGGCTAAATAATGGTGATGAAATTGTAACCAACGGAACCTTTACTGTAGATGCTGCTGCCCAATTACAAGGCAAAAAATCGATGATGAATAAAAAAGGAGGTAAAGTAATGACGGGGCATGAAGGTCATTTAGGTATGAATAATAACTCTTCCGAGGTTAAAAAACCTTTAAATAAAAATGAAAGAATAAAGGTCTCTAAGGAATTTAAAAACCAATTGCAGGTCGTTTTTAATGATTATATTAAAATAAAAAATGCGTTAGCAATAAATGACATTAAAGAACTTAAAAATCAATCTAAATTATTATTAAAAAATGTAACTAACGTTGATATGAAGTTGTTAAATGATAAAAAAGCACACCAACATTGGATGTCATCAGAAAAAGAAATAAAAGCAATGGCTAATTTAATGTTAAATACTGCAGATATAACAATGCAAAGAACTTACTTTAAGCATTTATCATCTAAAATGATAAATATTTTAGAAGTTTTTGGCGTTAATAAAGAAGTATATCTTTTATTTTGCCCAATGTCTGATAATAATAAAGGTGCTTATTGGTTAAGTACAACAGAAAAAGTAGTAAACCCTTATTTTGGTGGTGCTATGTTAACTTGCGGAGAAGTAAAACAAGTAATAAAATAA
- a CDS encoding polysaccharide lyase: MKQKISIAVITIGLLLFTVTNANAQTVDVYQNNLNDLTTGLYNQDQIKEALAVSFCKGADEGRVSIVSLENQGNSLKVNYPKGKVKTGESGIHTKVYFNDGKEHDELYFSYKIYFPSDFEFRAGGKLPGLSYQTREKNMSLRLMWRNNGLIETYVHYNTKPTRPGYKASINWSLLDPIIEPNNAPQEDQVKFTKGTWQHVEMYYKLNTPGKKDGIMKGWLNGKLALNITNAEDYRQVGEEDIHINSFYLSSFFGGSDETFQPTKDVYAYFDDFKVATTRIGMPSDTENNNQSPTVSITSPTSTTPVNAGSNLQISALANDADGVISKVEFYSGAAKLGEDSSFPFKYTLSNIAAGTYTFNVVAIDDKGASTKSSTVQVTVDSDGNATSDCKFNTPRVNTLPAYDNITFNTIYVLGSGGPDSSNIKKIRIKWIPGANGLYVFSMNTNNGQPSSYIDLRNVSTANFNNAQPDITISGSGVARLDDDYWVTEDAGNLVLVSKSGTHTIYCSNSNIAPSCIALNKEATFSKSTLEETSAAEIKIYPNPVEDGILHLTNISADVSKILIYDILGNLVKTLSPSTPKKTYKLYISNLKKGTYILVIESKSNRITKRIIKI; this comes from the coding sequence ATGAAACAAAAAATTTCAATTGCGGTAATAACCATTGGTTTGTTACTATTTACAGTAACAAATGCAAATGCTCAAACAGTAGATGTATACCAAAATAATTTAAATGATTTAACTACAGGTCTATATAACCAAGATCAAATAAAAGAGGCCTTAGCAGTTTCTTTCTGCAAAGGTGCAGATGAAGGACGTGTGTCTATAGTTAGCTTAGAAAATCAAGGCAATTCTTTAAAGGTAAACTATCCAAAGGGAAAAGTAAAAACAGGAGAAAGCGGTATTCATACGAAAGTATATTTTAATGATGGTAAGGAGCATGACGAATTATATTTTAGTTATAAGATTTATTTTCCATCAGATTTTGAATTTAGAGCGGGCGGAAAACTACCAGGTTTATCTTATCAAACTAGAGAAAAAAACATGTCCTTACGTTTAATGTGGCGTAATAATGGGCTTATAGAAACTTATGTTCATTATAATACAAAACCAACCAGACCAGGATACAAAGCATCTATTAATTGGAGCTTACTAGACCCTATTATAGAGCCTAATAATGCGCCGCAAGAAGATCAAGTTAAGTTTACTAAAGGTACTTGGCAACATGTAGAAATGTATTATAAACTGAATACACCAGGTAAAAAAGACGGTATAATGAAAGGTTGGTTAAATGGTAAATTAGCCTTAAATATTACAAATGCTGAAGATTACAGACAAGTTGGCGAAGAAGATATCCATATAAATTCATTTTATTTGTCTTCCTTTTTTGGAGGCTCTGATGAAACTTTTCAACCTACTAAGGATGTCTATGCTTATTTTGATGATTTTAAAGTAGCTACAACTAGAATAGGTATGCCTTCGGATACAGAAAATAACAATCAATCTCCAACGGTTTCAATAACTTCTCCAACTAGTACCACTCCAGTAAATGCGGGTAGTAATTTACAAATTAGTGCTTTAGCAAATGATGCTGATGGTGTTATTAGTAAGGTAGAATTTTATAGTGGGGCTGCTAAATTAGGAGAAGATAGCTCGTTCCCTTTTAAATATACTTTATCAAATATAGCTGCAGGAACTTATACTTTTAATGTTGTAGCTATAGATGATAAAGGAGCATCAACAAAATCATCAACAGTGCAAGTTACAGTAGATAGTGATGGTAATGCTACTTCAGATTGTAAATTTAACACGCCAAGGGTAAATACTTTACCAGCTTATGATAACATTACATTTAATACTATTTATGTTTTAGGTTCAGGAGGTCCAGATTCATCAAACATAAAAAAAATTAGAATTAAATGGATTCCTGGTGCAAACGGACTTTATGTTTTTTCTATGAATACAAATAACGGACAACCTTCATCTTATATTGATCTAAGAAATGTAAGTACGGCAAATTTTAATAATGCTCAACCAGATATTACCATTTCTGGTTCTGGTGTAGCAAGACTTGATGATGATTACTGGGTTACAGAAGATGCTGGTAATTTAGTACTCGTTTCTAAATCTGGTACGCATACAATTTACTGTAGTAATAGCAATATAGCACCAAGTTGTATCGCTTTAAATAAAGAAGCTACATTCTCTAAAAGTACTCTGGAAGAAACTAGTGCAGCAGAAATTAAAATATATCCAAATCCAGTTGAAGATGGAATCTTACACCTTACAAATATTAGTGCAGATGTATCCAAAATTTTAATTTATGATATTTTAGGAAATTTAGTAAAAACTTTATCACCTAGTACGCCTAAGAAAACATACAAACTTTATATAAGTAATCTTAAAAAAGGAACTTACATTTTAGTTATAGAATCTAAGTCTAACAGAATAACTAAACGAATCATTAAAATATAA